The genomic stretch GTTGATGGCTCTTGAAACAATGTTTTTTGAGAGCAGTGGTTCAAGGTCTTATAAAATGGTTCATGTTGAAGAAATTTTGGCTTTGTATAGCGATTTAATGAAATTGGACCCAACCCATTTGCATTATTATAAAGAACAACACAGTTTGGCATTACTGCAGCAGGTGAGTACTTAATGTGTCATGTTCCCATGTTTTCTATGTTTAATAGGAATAAAATAGCTGTGACACCTTATATTTGGAGTCTTCATTCCCTCTCTTTTGTTGCTAGTCTGAGGAGCAAGACAATGTGTGAAAGTTAAGATATTAGCTAGATTTCTTGGATCGTGGATAGTCTAAATCGATTCCTCATGGGAGCTTTTGAGTTTTGACCTTGGGTTATCAAATATTTAAATGTTGGTTCAAGCTGTTCATGTAGGTTATTCAAGACCTTTTGTTGTAGTTTACTTTTGGTGCTAAACTTTACTCACTTATTTTGCCATGTCTATTCTGTTTTGGAAACTAGCTGGCATCTGCGTCCTTGTTGCTTATACAAGAAAATTTAATTTGGGTCTTTGCATTTCATTGGTTTTGAACATTTGATCAAGTTTCTTCTTCCTGTAAAAGCAGTAGATAGATGTTTAATGAAGGATGCTTGGGTGACTTATgagagagagaaaagagagagtgtTTGAAAACCGATAAAGAACATATACAAAGAAGGAGGTTATGGACCAACTgaaattgacttttttttttttttttttttttttgaaatcaacTGAAATTAACTTAGGTACCTTATAAAATTGCTTTCCAAAAGGTAGTTGATGGTGGTTGTCCCGTTTTCGTAGCCTCTCCAACTGCACGAGAACTGTTAGCTCACATTTTAGGTAGTTGATGCTTGTAATGGGAACCTTGTATAGGCATTGGTGTAATGATGATGAATGCATCAAGCTTCATATTCCCAAGTCGTCCAGTATCTTTGTTCTATAAACCAAGTTTTGACAATATTTGATAGCATGTGAAGTCTGAATTGGTGCTCCTTAGTTTGACTTAATAATGGATGTATCTCATCTCTATATTGTAGTATTATTTGTTTGATGACATGAGTGAATTGTTGATATCAGATTACAAGCAGCAAGGATAGATTGTTGAGATATTGTTGGGGTGCTACAAAAACTCGGGGCTATTAAATGACAGGAGTGTGGTATGGGTTCGACTGAATAACCAATCACTATCACAGATTGGGTGCATAGAGAGATTGTTGTGGGTTCAAAACCTGGATCTCAGCCACAACGAACTTGGATCTCTTGAAGGTAACGGCATTACTTGGTTGCGCTGGAATTTGTGATACTTTATTTCCATTATGCTTCAAATGCTAAGAAATGGTACGTATTCCTGTATCAGGGTTGGAAGCAATGCAACTTCTGGAATGTTTAAACCTTAGTAACAACAAGATGAAGAGTTTTACTGCCTTGGCTCCGTTAAGACATCTGAAGCTGCTGAAAGTGCTCAACATTTCAAACAATGAGATTGGGCAGCACACGATCGACACCACCCGCTATTATTTGTGCCCTTCACCTCTGTCAAATGACTGGAAGGCACATCCTTCTTCCATTTCTTCTATACATGATCTCCAGCTGGTCAAATACTTTGACGCTTTTCTCATCTTTAGGGATTTAACTTTAATTCAACTTGACATTTCAGGGAACGCTGTTGTTGAACCCGATTTTACATGTTTTATTCGCAAAGTTATACCCACGTTGAGGTGGCTAAAGTAAAAcatttatatttatagattacACATCTGTAACTTGTTGAGGACACTGCCTTTTCTGAGATGATGACTCCCAACTCCTAACCTGTGAGATACAGTGAACAATGTAGTAATCAATTTTGTTGTACCCGTGCATATTGCACGGGGTTGTTGATTTTGGTGGAAGAGGTAAGGGTTGTTAATAGGTTGTGCTCTTTAACTATAATATCTATTTCggaattattaaagtataaaaatAATTTCTCAAAAATTTGAGAAGTTAACAAAAGTAGAAATTGGAAAGAAATAAATACAACATGGGGTACAGTCATAAGTTGATTGAATTATAGCTTCTCAAAAACTTCTTTATACACTACGTTATTTGTTCTAATGGATACGTGTTTATCATTATCGCAAATTAGAATTTTCAATCCCTTTTTGCTTGTGACTCTTGAAATAGCCACATAGAGCTGACTGTGCGTAAACACTGACCTTGGAAGATAAAGCCCAACATGTGCTAGAGATTGCCCTTGGCGCTTATTTATTGTCATTGCAAAGCACACCGCAACGGGGAATTGTCTTATGTCAAACTGTACCGGGAACTTACCGGAATCCGATGGAGTAAATGTAATACGGGCAATATCCACTTTATCGCCCTTATGACTGCCCGATAAGACTGTTGCTCCAATCACACGTAATCCCAAATCTGTCACTATCAGTCAAGTGCCGTTGCACAATCCGCGAGATTGGTCAATGCTCCGAAGAAGCATAACTATAGCACCAACCTTCAGCTTTAATTCGTGATTTGGAGCCCTGAACACTTAATAGAGTTAAGAAATTTTGTGGAGTACAGATCACACACCCCAATATTGCTCTCATCTTTACTAACCTCGTCTGAGTTAAAGTAAATTTTCTCTGTTCCATCTATTCGAGATAATACGTAGTCATTAACTAAATCGACGAACTCATGTGTAGGTGCAAGGATGGCCCTCTCCTGAAGCTACTCGGGATTCGATAGTTGATTCTCGAGGGATGGGTAAATGGCGTATACAATCGAACCGATAGGATCTACAGTGTGCTGAATCAAAAATGTCATTCGACAACTCTAATTCAACTTCCCCATCATTCGGGTCTCCAGCTTCCCTGTCTCCAACTTTTAGTATCCATTCTGAAAAATCCTTTATCTGAGCAACTTCGAAACACGAATCTCCGCCTCGAAGGCGCatgtttttttttgtcaatttcAACACCTTGTATGATTAAACAAATATCTAGTTTATGAGATCATATAATGTAAAGTAAATTTATAATCGTTACATTAAAAACAGTTTATTCGTGCATTTTTTTTCGCACCTTGCAAATAGACCACAAATTTGAAGCACAGAGTGACGCATTCACGATTTCCGATCTGCTGTCTTTAGGGATAACGGGAAGTATTTGTCGAAAATCACTTCCAAATACGACCATCTTACCACCAAATGGTTGATTGACATCTTCGTCGTTTGAAAAACGCATGACATCTCTTAAACTCCTGTCAACTGCCTCGAAAGCATATCTGTGCGTTATTGGTGCTTCGTCCCATATAATACGCTTTGTCCTAATTAAGAGTTCGGCTAAATCACTTCCTGGTTTAATCCTTGGACACGTAGAATTTTCAACTACATTGATTGGGATACTAAGTCTCGAATTAGCAGTCATTTCACCGGGAAGTAAGGTAGCTGCAATGTCGCTGGATGCTACAGGAAGCACAATCTGTCCTCTACTTCTCAATGCCGCACATAAGGTTCTCCAAATAAAATTTTTACCCATCCCTCCATATCCATATACAAAGAAAACACCTCCGCGATTATTACGTACTACGTCCATTATCTCATTGTAGACGACCTTTAATTAGCTCGTTAGTCATGGAAGATAAAAGGTGCACATGTTCTTCCCCTAAAGCAACTCTGTCATAAGATAGCTCGTTGGAAACTAACGTGTTCACATGATGAGGTTTGGATGATTCGGGAAAAGGCATGTCTTCAAACCTACGTAAGCTACAACCATTGCGTTGAAGACATGCTTCTATATCTAGCAACGCATAATTCTTAAGTTCATCCTCCGTTAATCGCAAGGCTGTGAATTTAATAGGCGCACACCATTTTAAATGTATATTAAGCAATTATTACACAACAGTGCTTAAATAAAAGGGGAGTTACTATAATATTATATGAATTTGCAGTATTCAACAAATGCTTGTTTAACAACTAACCTTGGTTTTGAAGCGCATTACGTTGTCGATATAGGATGTCATCTGAAATATGCGTCCAAGTTTTCTCCCACACTTTACTTGACATCGCGATAGTAGCAAACAATAAAGTGATAAAGAGGTTTCTTAAATAAGACCCGGAACCCCAACGGCTTGCTTCCTATATAGCGTCAATGTACTCCTTATCATCTCCAAGCAGCCCACGCGCATAACATGCTTCTCTGAATGTAGGATGCAAAACATCATCAAACCACCTTAAATTCTCGTAAGATTTAGGACCCTTGACGAAGTTTAATAGGGTTCTCATATAATATAGTTCACCACAATTGGGGGAAACATTATGCATTCTTCCAGTAGCAAAACCACTTTTTCTAGGATGCCAAGCACGTCCTTGTTGTTTCCACACGAATTTTGTCGGGAACTGGCTATATAATAGTTGTTTTGCCTCCTCACTAAATTTATTACAATCCATCCAAGCCAAGAATTTGGTCATACCGATTGTGGGATTGTCGATGACCGCATCAATAGAGTCTTCGTCGTTAAAAACAACGATTTGCTCATCAGGAAGGTGAAAGCGCAATATTTAAACAGGAGGAGTCCTATAATGGATTTCAAAGCCGAAGATTCTCCCACAGCTTCGCATGCTGAGATATAATGACAATCATGGAACCTATGTATCTCATCTATTTGGGTGGGATTCTCCTCGTTTCGACGACGATATGAAGATTGCATTGTGGCTCGATCAGGGCCCTTATTTATGTACTTGAACAAATACTTGATTGATCGAGCTTGATTACACCACTCGACATTTATGTGGGCACGATATTTCAACAATAATTGCGCATTATATGGAACTACCCACTCATTGCCAAGTTTGCGTCCACTCTTCACCACGGTAAATCCCTTCTCCCTCCTCTTATATACAAGATACCCGTCGTCGTCAACCGTTGTGCTTTTGATGCACCTCTTCGGAAAGTTTCTCGAGCACTTAGATGCAACCATACACGGGCAAGTAGGGAAGTCTTTGCCACATGGACCGTGTATCATATTCTCCTTCACAAGAGCATATAACAATGGGTTTTTATCAGGATTGGGTATCTCAGCACTAATAATTTATCTACATTTGCGGTCCCCGGGAATTTGTCATCACGATGAAGAAATATTAGAATATGAGCATGTGGCAACCCACGTTTCTGAAATTCAATAGTGTACGTGCCTGAAAGATTAGCCAAAACAATCTTAAGTTTTTTTATTCGTACGACATTAGAAAAAAACATGAATGATCATATTACTCGAAAGATTTATGTGTAACCTTACCTCCTATGACACGTCCGGATATTTGACGGTCTTTCAAGTCTTTCATTAATTCCGTAAGTTTCATCTTGAATACACGACTAAGAATATCAGGTCGATCCTCCGGCCTCAAATCTCTTTTAGAGACAAATTTCATTATTTTTGGCCATTTTGGATTACATATAAATGTAATGAACAAATATGGATACCCGTACCACTTGCAAATGGTCATAGTATCTTGGAAATTACCTATAGTTTACCCATCTGATTGCAAAACCGACAAAGATATGAAAATATGACTCCTAGTAGAGGATGGTTCGGTTTCTTCACGGTCGACCGCATTCGCAAGATTTTTATAAGTTTTCGCACGGAGCAACGGTTGATTATGACGAAGAAATGACAACCTCTGTGACTCCACCATCATATAACCATCGACATAAATTGTTGAAGTAATTTAGCAGTAACAAAAGAATTAGAGATTGAAGGAACGGAGATTTGTCTTGGAGACGAATCGAAGCCACTCTCTCGTTGTTACTTGATTACGTGTTTTTTTCCTCTTACTTCTGTTGAGAGAAGATTCGCTATGTAGGATGCCCGACCTCCAACCGTCTTCACCATGCGGAAAAAACAAAGGATACTGGAGCGCTAAATATAAAGGGTGAAACTCGGATATACGCTGCAGTTCACCACTTTTCTTCTCAATAATAATATCCCTCTTTTCGACGGCGTTTCAATATGTCTCCTTCAATAATAACAGCGACCTCAGAAGATGTAGTACGATTATATGTTTTACCATCGGATTCTCGTCTTAAAATAAGCTTAATAGAGACATCTCTTTCTATATCAGCTGACAATCTATCTCTCACCATTCTGAATTTCATAGCTAATATATTTTCCTCATCGATTATTCTTTGAAACAAACAAATTAGGTCATCATTAAACCATTCCGGATTATTTGAGCTGCAAAATTTAAAAGAATAATTACTCCGCATAAAGGTTATCATGAGGTGCACTCGTATATTATATTAAATTCGCAATAACATATACTTTGCATTTATACCCGTGagcattcttacggttttgagcCTTTTCTTCTGTGTCATATATGTAAAGCTGACAAAACTTTGGCGTAATTCGATCCGGCGGCAACAAACTCCTGATGCGGTGGACGTTTTGCCCACCCGTCCTAAAAGTATATGGTCCTCGACCTTGATTTACAGAATTATCAATCTTTTATCCAATTGATGTGAACGAAATTATCATATTGTAAGCTCGAATATTATCAATAAAGTGGTTGCTTAGAAGGTGTCGCCGACTTAAAAGATCCAACAACAATTGAGGTGGTTGTTTAAGAAGAGGAAGATGAATTTTGCCATCAGAACAACACAATGAGAATGTAGGATGTAAATTATTCATTTCCTTACGTACTCATTCTAAGTACCATAACATTGCACCGCATTTGTTACATGAAACGTCGAGGTCTCCAATATCCCAGTATCCTTCAAACTCTAcagtaaaaaataaaataattatagaattttgaaaaaaaagggatgatacatttgACTTATAAACGATTAGTATAAcggtaataataaataatatgcaacTTTAAGAACTTATACCTTTATCGTTAGCTCCCTACTTGATGGATCACCATATTCTTCGCTTAAAATTCTAACCAAATCACTGACCAATCTAGCCACAGGATCGAGAGCTTGTTGACGTGAAGAGTTTGGTTGGGAAATGGTACCTAAAAAATCAACTTAAACATTGACAAAGACTTTGACAATATCACATACCTATTTAAGAACTAAAACATCCATTCAAtcagataaaataaataaaatacgaAGTTAAACCTTCTTTTGGATCAATACAACTCGATGAACCTCCATTGGTTGTAGTTAACTCGTTGATCAATTCATTGACTAATCTTGTTACGGGATCAGGTTCTTTTTAACTCGGACAACTTGGTCGAGAACCAGTGCtatctaataaaaataaaaataacatcaACATTAATTTAATATAGGCATACATAATACTTGAAGAACATCCGAAATCTTTAAAAGTAACGTAACTAACCTAAGGCTGTACAACTTGACAGTGTAATCGGAGTACCGGAAGAACCATTCCTAGTCTTCTTGTTGACATGTAATTCTTTTCTATTAACTCTTGCCATCTGATAACACATTATTTTACATGTTTTAAGCCcatattttatctcttattttattcaaTTAATAACTCGATTTGCGATTATACACTTACTTTTGGAATAAGTTAGTATGTTACTTGTCTTATGTTAACTAGTGTCAATTATATATTATTTTGGAGTTGGTACTGCTTTTGTATGTTTGACTTCGTAGGTACTAAATGAGAAGCGGAAACCAAACAATTAACCGGGTCAAGTGAAGGCAATTCAAGTGGAGCAGTTTGATGTACGTGTGGATTTCTTACTTGGGCCTCGTTGGTTCGTCATGTTGCTGCCCACTAGCCTTCAAATTGGGCTCTTACAAATGATTGAACACAAGTAGAATACCAAGGCGGCCCTTCTAAAGTTCTCATATAAAAAGAAGAAAATGACTCATTTAGCAGAGGGATTTTTAAGGGGGGTGGTTCGAAGTCAGTAGGTGAGGAGAGCTGTCACTTTTTGGTCGAAAGCAAAGAGACAAGAGAGAGCCCATTTTCAGTTCTCAATAAGGGTTTAAGACAAGTTTTCTCCCAAAAATTACTCTCTAATTAGTGTAGAGGTAGATTATTAAGTGTTCACGTTTCAATTTGTACATATTGTAAGACTAGATCTACCATTTATATGCACTTTCCTCTTAAGTTTTAGTATCaattcttctcccttctctttctTATGGTTACTTAGATTGTTGTTATGTTTAAATTAGTTTAATCATCTTTAATTAGTCAAAGTTTTAGTCTTTATTGCTCTCACCATATTTAGTGTTATTGTTATGTTTTTCTTAGTGTAGTTTACTTTAAAGTTTTAGTCTTTATTGAATTCACTATATTTAATGTTGTGATTAGTTTAGTGGTAATATGtttaatgttaatttaagtatgattagtgagtagtatttTC from Silene latifolia isolate original U9 population chromosome 5, ASM4854445v1, whole genome shotgun sequence encodes the following:
- the LOC141655489 gene encoding ATP-dependent DNA helicase RRM3-like — protein: MDVVRNNRGGVFFVYGYGGMGKNFIWRTLCAALRSRGQIVLPVASSDIAATLLPGEMTANSRLSIPINVVENSTCPRIKPGSDLAELLIRTKRIIWDEAPITHRYAFEAVDRSLRDVMRFSNDEDVNQPFGGKMVVFGSDFRQILPVIPKDSRSEIVNASLCASNLWSICKVLKLTKKNMRLRGGDSCFEVAQIKDFSEWILKVGDREAGDPNDGEVELELSNDIFDSAHFLSGSHKGDKVDIARITFTPSDSGKFPVQFDIRQFPVAVCFAMTINKRQGQSLAHVGLYLPRLGVGSHHLRKGSVLNKLQMCNL